In Tachysurus vachellii isolate PV-2020 chromosome 1, HZAU_Pvac_v1, whole genome shotgun sequence, a genomic segment contains:
- the lamp3 gene encoding lysosome-associated membrane glycoprotein 3 has protein sequence MTNSQRNTMYFFVLTALLFVGSSVSSKVEGSLLSEVFENQVKDVDALHNMSKKPSLQPKESTPLIETYILRKGDQVCAMARLGVVFVVKEKEKTLYFNIEPKSTRTTGYCTDQKAILSLEFDGGNLEFTFIKNSNQSYVSTMRALLEPEPFCKQCKGKSYTGILDHEKLFKTTQGKSFKCQSKTSLKMAENLKIKLIPLQIQAFDLPMNNFGKETECWADYTKRIMPIVVGAVVAGIILIAILVFVLKRERRGHGYEQL, from the exons ATGACTAATTCACAACGAAATACCATGTACTTCTTCGTCCTCACTGCTCTGCTGTTTGTAG GAAGCAGTGTGTCATCGAAAGTTGAAGGCTCTTTGCTCTCTGAGGTCTTTGAGAACCAAGTGAAAGATGTTGATGCTCTGCACAACATGTCCAAGAAACCAAGCCTCCAACCCAAAGAAAGCACACCACTGATAGAGACATACATCCTGAGGAAAGGTGACCAAGTGTGTGCGATGGCCAGGcttggtgtggtgtttgtggtaaaagagaaagag AAAACATTGTATTTCAACATTGAGCCCAAATCCACCAGGACCACCGGATACTGTACTGACCAGAAAGCTATCCTCTCTCTTGAGTTTGATGGAGGAAACCTGGAATTTACTTTCATTAAG AATAGTAATCAGTCATATGTGAGCACGATGAGAGCTCTGCTGGAGCCTGAGCCTTTCTGTAAACAATGCAAAG GTAAAAGCTACACTGGCATATTGGACCATGAGAAGCTCTTTAAGACCACCCAGGGCAAGAGCTTCAAGTGCCAGTCAAAGACTTCCCTGAAGATGGCTGAAAACCTGAAGATTAAACTAATCCCTCTGCAGATTCAAGCTTTTGACCTTCCCATGAACAATTTTGGAAAAG agACAGAGTGTTGGGCCGACTACACCAAAAGGATCATGCCCATTGTGGTGGGTGCTGTAGTCGCAGGAATAATCCTCATTGCCATTCTGGTGTTTGTGCTCAAGCGTGAACGCCGTGGTCATGGCTATGAACAACTCTAA
- the mccc1 gene encoding methylcrotonoyl-CoA carboxylase subunit alpha, mitochondrial gives MAAAVLLVGVNRAVRVQLQKLIWTRGAVRHASVGRIEKVLIANRGEIACRVMRTAKKMGVRSVAVYSDADKHSMHVAMADEAYHIGAAPAQQSYLCMEKVLEVAKKSSAQAVHPGYGFLSENTEFAELCKQEGIIFIGPPSSAIRDMGIKSTSKHIMSAAGVPIIEGYHGEDQSDEKLQAEAARIGYPVMIKAVRGGGGKGMRIARSEAEFHEQLESARREALKSFNDDVMLVEKFVDNPRHVEVQVFGDQHGNAVYLFERDCSVQRRHQKIIEEAPGPGISPEVRRKLGEAAVRAAKAVNYVGAGTVEFIMDPQHNFYFMEMNTRLQVEHPVSEMITGTDLVEWQLRVAAGEKLPLSQDEIELRGHSFEARIYAEDPNNNFMPGAGPLLHLSTPQEETHTRIETGVRQGDEVSAHYDPMIAKLVVWGEDRSAALKKLRYCLRNYNIVGLNTNIDFLLSLSGHAEFEMGNVHTSFIQQHYDELFPKPTAPGGDVVCQAALGLLLQERQHTQEFLCKSHDVFSPFGLSTGSRLNVLYCRNLTLQLGENKVAVAVTYNPDRTYSMETGGQVFQVSGELQKVDGVTYLHCCVNGVLSRPKLVILDNVVHLFSMEGSAEMKVPVPKFLAGVSSSGAQGGAVAPMTGTIEKVLVKVGDTVQKGDPLVVMIAMKMEHTIRAPKAGVIKKVLFKEGSQANRHAALVEMEEEEQEETGQS, from the exons ATGGCTGCTGCTGTCCTGCTAGTAGGAGTCAACCGGGCTGTGAGAGTTCAGCTACA GAAGCTGATATGGACCAGAGGAGCAGTCAGACATGCATCTGTGG GGAGGATAGAGAAAGTCCTCATCGCTAACCGAGGCGAGATAGCATGCAGAGTGATGCGCACTGCAAAAAAGATGGGCGTTCGTTCTGTGGCTGTGTATAGTGATGCTGACAAACACTCCATGCATGTGGCAATG GCAGATGAAGCATACCATATTGGAGCAGCACCAGCACAACAGAGTTATTTATGCATGGAGAAAGTCTTAGAAGTTGCAAAGAAATCCTCTGCACAG GCTGTCCACCCCGGATATGGGTTTCTGTCTGAGAACACGGAGTTTGCTGAACTCTGCAAACAGGAGGGCATCATCTTCATCGGGCCTCCCTCATCAGCGATTCGTGATATGGGCATCAAGAG TACATCCAAGCACATAATGTCTGCTGCGGGTGTTCCCATCATTGAGGGTTACCATGGAGAGGACCAATCAGACGAGAAGCTTCAAGCTGAAGCAGCCAGGATTGGTTATCCTGTTATGATCAAAGCTGTACGAGGTGGAGGTGGGAAG GGAATGCGTATTGCTCGCTCCGAAGCAGAGTTTCATGAGCAGCTGGAATCTGCCAGAAGAGAAGCTCTCAAATCATTCAACGATGATGTCATGCTGGTGGAGAAGTTTGTGGACAACCCCAG GCATGTGGAAGTGCAGGTGTTTGGGGATCAACATGGTAATGCTGTGTACCTGTTTGAGAGAGACTGCAGTGTGCAGAGGAGACACCAGAAGATCATAGAAGAAGCACCAGGG cctgGTATTAGTCCTGAAGTGAGGCGTAAACTAGGAGAAGCCGCAGTCCGGGCAGCTAAAGCAGTAAACTATGTGGGAGCAG GAACTGTGGAGTTCATCATGGACCCTCAGCACAATTTCTACTTCATGGAGATGAACACTCGTTTGCAGGTGGAGCATCCTGTGTCTGAGATGATCACTGGAACAGACCTGGTGGAGTGGCAGCTCAGG GTGGCTGCTGGAGAGAAGCTTCCTCTCTCTCAGGATGAGATTGAGCTGCGAGGTCACTCGTTTGAGGCTCGAATCTATGCTGAAGACCCCAATAACAACTTCATGCCTGGAGCTGGACCCCTGCTGCACCTTTCCACACCACAGGAGGAGACGCACACAAGAATCGAGACTGGAGTACGACAAG gagatGAGGTTTCAGCTCATTATGACCCCATGATTGCTAAGCTGGTTGTTTGGGGAGAGGATCGTTCAGCTGCTCTGAAGAAACTACGCTACTGCTTACGGAATTACAAT ATTGTGGGTCTCAACACCAACATTGATTTCCTGTTAAGTCTTTCGGGTCATGCAGAGTTTGAGATGGGAAATGTTCACACCAGCTTCATCCAGCAGCACTACGATGAGCTGTTTCCCAAACCGACTGCACCGGGAGGAGATGTGGTGTGTCAGGCTGCTCTTGGGCTTCTGCTACAggagagacaacacacacaggagttTCTGTGCAAGTCACATG ACGTCTTTTCTCCGTTTGGCTTGAGTACCGGGAGCCGGCTCAATGTGCTCTACTGCAGGAACCTGACACTACAGCTGGGGGAAAACA aagTTGCAGTAGCTGTGACCTACAATCCTGACAGGACATACAGCatggag actgGCGGCCAGGTGTTCCAGGTGTCAGGTGAGCTACAGAAAGTGGACGGAGTCACATACCTGCACTGCTGTGTTAATGGAGTTCTTTCACGACCCAAACTCGTCATACTGGACAACGTGGTTCATCTCTTCTCCATG GAAGGCAGTGCGGAGATGAAAGTGCCAGTACCGAAATTCTTGGCAGGTGTGAGTTCTTCTGGGGCACAAGGTGGCGCTGTAGCTCCCATGACTGGAACTATAGAGAag GTCCTTGTGAAGGTTGGCGACACTGTACAGAAGGGAGATCCACTAGTGGTGATGATTGCGATGAAGATGGAA CACACAATCAGAGCTCCTAAAGCAGGGGTCATTAAGAAGGTCCTGTTTAAAGAAGGTTCACAGGCTAATCGTCATGCAGCCCTGGTGgaaatggaggaggaggaacaggAAGAAACGGGACAATCTTGA
- the kng1 gene encoding kininogen-1 codes for MQGHSIWVILALSWLFCSGSHADQETRLQCDDLNVYGAVDLVLSAHNKGLTEGNQLALYQIIEAAQSQNESSNFLSVHFTARESNCTAGEDKTWQKCDYIQDSSKLLRHCHARLLLKETQEILSHHCSVEPPLIAEPRPPCLGCPESISVKSSDIKESLSYSLSKANEVSDHTHHFVLNSVAWATRQVIAGFRYQLQFDMRKSNCSKEDFKYITDECHPDATELTFINCNSTVDVAPWRHELPGISLKCESGPLQTSLITRRRPPGWSPLRNIHDFEVKPNKNDSSEESQESKTLSESQNPTTELKPSLSTDEALRLDNSTSFNCPSKPWKVFVVRANPPPRPRPDIREQPLELVLDP; via the exons ATGCAAGGACACAGCATTTGGGTGATTTTGGCCTTGTCATGGCTTTTTTGCTCTGGATCACATGCGGACCAGGAGACCAGGCTTCAGTGTGATGATTTAAATGTCTACGGTGCCGTGGATTTGGTTCTTTCAGCACATAATAAAGGATTAACTGAAGGAAACCAGCTGGCTCTGTATCAGATCATTGAGGCTGCACAG TCCCAGAATGAATCAAGCAATTTTCTCTCAGTACATTTTACAGCAAGGGAATCGAACTGCACAGCAGGAGAAGACAAAACCTGGCAGAAATGTGACTACATTCAAGATTCCTCAAAG TTGCTCAGACATTGTCATGCAAGACTCCTGCTGAAAGAAACTCAAGAGATCTTATCACATCACTGTTCAG TGGAGCCCCCACTCATTGCAGAGCCACGGCCTCCATGTCTGGGCTGTCCTGAGAGTATCAGCGTGAAGAGTAGTGACATTAAAGAGTCTCTGAGTTATTCCCTTTCCAAAGCCAACGAAGTGAGCGACCACACGCATCATTTCGTCCTCAACTCTGTCGCCTGGGCCACAAGACAG GTGATAGCCGGATTCAGATATCAGCTCCAGTTTGACATGCGGAAAAGTAACTGCAGTAAAGAAGACTTTAAGTACATTACTGACGAGTGTCACCCAGACGCTACAGAACTG ACATTCATCAACTGCAACTCGACTGTGGATGTGGCCCCGTGGAGACATGAGCTCCCTGGCATTTCCTTAAAGTGTGAATCTGGACCTTTACAAACG agCCTTATAACTCGCAGACGTCCTCCAGGTTGGAGTCCACTAAGGAACATTCATGACTTTGAGGTCAAACCTAACAAAAATGATTCATCTGAAGAATCTCAGGAGAGCAAAACACTTTCAGAAAGCCAAAACCCAACTACAGAGCTTAAGCCCTCTCTGTCCACAGATGAGGCGCTCAGGCTTGATAATAGCACTTCCTTTAACTGTCCCAGCAAACCATGGAAAGTTTTTGTTGTCAGAGCTAATCCTCCACCTCGTCCTCGTCCTGACATCCGTGAGCAGCCGCTTGAGTTAGTTCTTGATCCATAA